In Molothrus aeneus isolate 106 chromosome 25, BPBGC_Maene_1.0, whole genome shotgun sequence, one DNA window encodes the following:
- the LOC136566488 gene encoding urotensin-2 receptor-like produces MSLTDELESHFSTTPSVVTDAGEDGVFRIRPNVSANGTGDGTWAAGSTEDMVAICTIGAILSLMCVVGVTGNVYTLLVMCHYLRSSASMYIYIINLALADLLYLLTIPFIVGTYFIQKWHFGDIGCRILFSLDFLTMHASIFTLTVMSTERYLAVLKPLDTVKRSKSYRKAIAVVIWLVSLLLTLPMLIMIQLVQRDNKSICLPTWSKLSYKVYLTILFGTSIVGPGVIIGYLYIRLARIYWVSQTASFKQTKRLPNQKVLYLIFTIVLVFWACFLPFWIWQLLFQYYESFPLSPKVMKNINYLTTCLTYSNSCINPFLYTLLTKNYREYLKNRQRSLSSSSGYFQRRNRFQRISGRSLSTSSQHCTETYVLAHAPLGNSSA; encoded by the coding sequence ATGTCCCTGACTGACGAGCTGGAGAGCCACTTCTCCACCACCCCCTCCGTGGTGACAGACGCAGGTGAGGACGGCGTGTTCAGAATCAGGCCCAACGTCTCGGCCAACGGCACCGGGGACGGCACATGGGCGGCGGGCTCCACGGAGGACATGGTGGCCATCTGCACCATCGGGGCCATCCTGTCCCTCATGTGCGTGGTTGGGGTGACAGGCAACGTCTACACCCTGCTGGTGATGTGCCACTACCTGCGATCCTCCGCCTCCATGTACATCTACATCATCAACCTGGCGCTGGCCGACCTGCTCTACCTCCTCACCATCCCCTTCATCGTCGGCACCTACTTCATCCAGAAGTGGCACTTTGGGGACATTGGCTGCCGCATCCTGTTCAGCCTGGACTTCCTCACCATGCACGCCAGCATCTTCACCCTCACAGTGATGAGCACGGAGCGCTACCTGGCCGTGCTGAAGCCCCTGGACACGGTGAAGAGGTCCAAGAGCTACCGCAAGGCCATTGCTGTGGTGATCTGGCTGGTGTCACTGCTGCTCACCCTGCCCATGCTCATCATGATCCAGCTGGTGCAAAGGGACAACAAAAGCATCTGCCTGCCCACCTGGAGCAAGCTGTCCTACAAAGTCTATCTCACCATCCTTTTTGGCACCAGCATCGTGGGCCCAGGGGTGATCATTGGCTACCTTTACATCCGCCTGGCCAGGATTTACTGGGTGTCCCAGACTGCTTCCTTCAAGCAGACCAAGAGGCTGCCCAACCAGAAGGTGCTCTACCTAATCTTCACCATAGTGCTGGTCTTCTGGGCTTGCTTCTTGCCTTTCTGGATATGGCAGCTCCTCTTCCAGTATTATGAATCCTTCCCTTTATCTCCCAAGGTGATGAAGAACATTAATTACCTGACAACCTGCCTGACCTACAGCAACAGCTGCATCAACCCCTTCCTCTACACCCTGCTCACCAAAAACTACAGGGAGTACCTGAAGAACAGGCAGAggtccctcagcagcagcagtgggtaCTTCCAGAGGAGGAATCGTTTCCAGAGGATTTCAGGGAGATCCCTGTCcaccagcagccagcactgcacagagACTTACGTCCTTGCTCACGCTCCTTTGGGAAACAGCAGTGCCTGA